From Malaciobacter mytili LMG 24559:
TTTTCATTTGAATAATAGATCATCTTTTGTGCTCCAGCTTTCTTTTTAATACTATGTATATCAGCAATAAGATATGGATCATTTGGAATAACTATCATCTTATCTTCAAACATCTTTTTTAAGTTTAAAGCCATAAATTCTTTAGAACTTGCAGTAAATGATATACCTTCTACTCTACTTGGATATTTTCTTTCCATACCCTCTGCTAAATCCATACCAATACCAGTTTTATCTATTCTCATATTAGCTTTAAGATATAAGTTTAAATGTTCTCTTAATACAGTCTTTTGAGCTTCAAAAGAAGCATTTTTAAACATATCTTGAATAGCAAGAACATATTTCCCTTCTAGTTTATCAAGAGCTGATAAGACAGATAAGTGTTTTACTCTACCTACATCATAACCAGACCATAATACGTTTTGGTAAGGTGGTGTGTAATACATATAATCTTTAACACAAGACTTAATAAGTTTGATTGGGAATAAACTACTATCATCATCTGCAAATACACACTCATACATCATAGCCCAAGAATCTGCATCAAATAAATCTTTTAATACAGCTACATCAACATCAAGACCATCTTTTACAGCATCGTAGATTGTTGTATGATGTCTTGAGAACATATAATATTTTTCTGTGTCAACACAAAGCTTATGGAATAAACTATCTTGCTCAAACGGAGTTGATAAAATAGTAATTCTTGCTTTTGTTTCTCCAGCTTTAACTGATGTAATAGATGGAATAAATGCTTCCCATATTCTTTTAGGATTTAAATACCATGCGAACTCATCCATCCAAACAGAACCAGAGAACCCTTGAATAGTTCTAAAGTTATTAGCAAAGATATAAATAGTAGCTCCACTTGGAACTTTTATTTCACTTTTAGAACCATCAAGTAATATACCGAGCTTCTCTGCATGTTTGTGTATTTCTTCATACCATTTTAAAGCTTGAGTTTCTGAAGCTGAAAGGATAAGCTGATCCATACCAGACATCGCATCTACTAAACACTCTCCAGAACATCCATAAGTTGCACCAATTTGTCTTGACTTTAGCCATACTCTAAATCTACTGTTATCCTCAATGAACTTTCTTTGATACTCATATAGTCCATAATCTGGATGTAGCATTTTGTCTCTAAATACTTTTACATCTTCAGAATAGATAATCTCCTGATTAGCTTTTTTCTTTCTATCAATCTTCTTAGATTGCTTTTCTAATCTCTCAAGAGATTTTGTAAGCATTGCAAGTTTTCTTGAGTTAGCTTCTGTTGGTGCTCTTTTTGAGATAGTCTCAATTTGCTTTTTAATATTCTCAATAGAGCTATCATTTGTCTGTTTATCTTTAGACTTTTTAATCCAGTTGTTAAGTGTTCCTCTGTTGATATTTAAATCTCGTGATACTTCTATGATAGGAACACCAGCTTTGATAAGATTTAATGCTTTTTCTTTATCTTCTTTAGAATACGCCATATTTTGATTTTATTCCTTTTTCGAGTATTTATATGAATAAATCGTTTCTTTGATTTTTAAACGGGTTTTAAACGCTTTTAAACACACATTTACTTATTTGTTAAAACCTAAAATCTCTTTAGCTTCAAGAGTTGTCAAAATTTGTCTATCAACTAAGTTTGAAACCAAGTCACTATCATCTTTAAAATTTGTTACATCTATAAGCTCTGGCTCATGTGTAATTCCAATGTGAGCAAATGAATCTTTAATAACTTTTGTTTTAGGTTTGATAGTTACTTCATTAAATGCATGAAGTTGATCTATTAACTCTCTTCCTCCACCTAATCCACCAGCACTCATAACACCTACTAATCTTGGAGGTACTCCATGAGCTGCAATAATCTCATCTCTTGTTACATTTTTAAGCTTCTCAAAACTCATATCTTCTACACCACTTAATTTCTCAAGTCTTACTTTTGCTGGGTTTGCTCCATCTGATGTTTTACCAGTATGTAGAACTAAACTCTTATGAGCATTACTGTAGCCTTTGAAGTTAGAGCCAAAGAACTGTTTAAAAGAGTTTACTTGCTCTTGATTTGGTGAGCTGTTCTCAAATACAATACCGAAGCCCGGTCTAGCTCCATTTTTAAAAAATGAGCTGTTATATTGGTCTGCTTGTTTTGTGGTGTTGATTTGTTCTAGTGTTGTAAGATAATCTGGCTCTCCATAATATTTAGATGATGGGGAGTGATATTTAAAATGAAAACCATCTAATTTAACTGGCTCTTCATTATTCTCTGGAATTTGATATATCTCTTTGTTCTTATTAACTCTACCTTGAAAGCCTAAGACATGATATAAGTAAAAATCACTTTTAGTTCCAGCTTGTTCTAAAAAAGCATTTCCATATATTTCCATATCCATAGTAAGAGCATATAAGAAATAGTTTGCAATCTCATTATCTGGAATAAACTTCTCTAAGTCACTATTAGTATATTGAGATAGTAGTGCTGCTTTTAATCTAATACTTCTTTGATGATATACATTGAAGTAATAAAACTTTAATAATAAATCAAAGTTTATATGTGGATCAATAGTTCCATTTGAATTTTGACTATCTTTCCCAACTGTTTGCCTAGATTCTTTTGCACCTTTTAAAATTAAATCACTCATTAAAACCCTTTTTTCTTACAACTATTACAACATAAACAAAATAGCCTATCTATAGGCTTTCTATGTTGTCGTATCAATAACCAGCCATATTAATATAAAAAAAAATATAAATCATTCCAGATGTATGTATATGGAGTGTTTTTCATTTTGAAAGCTATTAAAATTGCTGCATCGAAACTTTAATCAGTTACCAAATCCAAAAAAGGAGATAGAGTGCCAAAGTTATCAAATATTGCTATTACTCATATTTCACTTGTAAAAGCTGGAGCAAACAAGAAGTCGATTATTTATAAATCTTCTGATGGTGAGCCACCTTATGCAAGAAATATTGAGATTAAGAAAAGTGATGATGAGCAAGGGATTATTTATGGGATTGTATATGCACCAAATGAAGTTGATACAGACGGTGATTATACAGATGTAGATGAAATTTTAAAAGCTTCATATGCATTTATGAAATCAAGGTTTACAAATAATGTTGATAAAGACCATTCATTTGAAGTTGAGAAAGCTTTTGTAGCAGAGAGTTGGATTGTAAAAGAGAATGACTCTATTTTCCCAGATGAGCCAGTAGGTTCTTGGGCTGTTGGAATCAAGCTTGAAGATGAAGAGTTAAAAAAAGGTGTAAAAGATGGAGATATTGCTGGTATCTCTATGGCTGGAACTGCAACTAAAACAGAGGAAGAAAATCCAACTGTAAAAAAAGCAGATGAGAAAAGCTTTTCTTTAAATGATGTTTTAACAATGTTTAAAAAAATGTTCTCTTCTACATCTTTTGAAGTTAGAGGCCATCATTACAACGATAATGTTGATAAATCTCAAAAACAACAAGGAGAAAATAACGAAATGCAAAAAGAAGATTTTGAAGATGCTTTAAATAAAGCAATGGAACCAATGACTAAGACTATCAAAGATTTAAAGTCTAAGGTTGAATCTTTAGAAAAGAGTGACAAAGAGACAAAAGAAGCTCTTAAAAAGAGTAGACAAAATGGTGATGTAGAAATCAAAAAAGAAGAAAAAGAAGATCCATCGAAAGGAATTTTATAATGGAAGAAAATGCATTAAGTGAAATTTTAAAGACAGGTGGATTAACACCTCAAGAAGCCACTTTAAATGGAGAACTAACTCCAAAGCAGGGTAGAGTTTTTGTAAGCACTATTGTTGCATCTGATGCTTTACTTGGAAAAGTTACTACTGATATTACAGGAAAACTTACTAAAGAGAGAAGTGGTTTAGATGTTGCAAAAGGAATGCTAACAAGACACGTGTCTGGTGAAACTCCTCCAGATGAGAATATGAAAAAGCTTGGAAAGATTGGTTGTACTCTTGATATGACTAAAGGTGTTGAGTTAAATGCAAAAATTAACGATGATACTTTAGAAGATGCAAAAGATAATCCAAACTTTGACAAAGAGCAATTTAATGCATTTGGTCAAATTTTCTCAAATGACTTACTATATTTAGGAGTTGTTGGAAAAGCTGATAATCCAGCAGTAGATGCTCCTTTTGATGAACTTGCAAAAGGTTGGATTACTGTAGCAAAAGAGAGTGATACAACTAATAAACCAACATCTTCAAATGAATCTATTCTTTATAGATTAAAGCATTTAGTTAAAAATGCTCATGATGATGTTAAAGGTTCTGCTGCAATTTTAATGAGTGCAAGTGACTATATGGATTATCAGTTTGAAATTGCTGAGAAGTTTAAAAGTCTTGCAACGCTATTAAAAGCAAAAGAAAAAGAGTTTATGGGGTTTGAAATTGAGACTAGACCAGATGTTCCAAATGGTACTTATCTTTTAACACCTCTTAAAAACATGGTCTTTGGTATATCATCAAAAGTTAAGAGAAAAAGATGGTACGACAATGAAAAAGATTGTCTTAGATATAAGTTTGTAGTTTATCCAGACTATGAGTTTGATATTCATAAGTATGTAACTTACATGACAATTGTTTCTTTAACTGTTACTTCTTATGAAGTATCTGTTGCAGTTGGTGCATCGAGTCAAAGAACTGTATCAAGTGCAGCTGGAAATGGACTTGCTGGTGTTACTGCAATCTCTAGAGATGAAACAGTTGCAACTGCTACTTATGATAGCTCAAATGGAAAAATTACTGTAACTGGTGTAGCTGAAGGGTCAACAACTGTTGTAGTTGATGATGGTACTTCGTACAAAGAAATTAAAGTAACAGTAACAGCAGCTTAAGAAGTAGAAAATGGAAGCAGTTAATATTGAAGATTTAAAGGGATTATTCCCTTTAAGTTTAGAAGCTAAAGCAATTACTCCTCACTTAAATAGAGCAATTTGGGATTATAACCATGTTGAGTTCGAAGATGAGATTCAACAGGTAGAAGTTATTGGATCAAAAGCTTTTTATTATCTTGCTCCATTACTTTGGGTTGATATGCAAGATAGAGTTAATGAGTATGAGGAGTCACTAGAGACATTCAAGGATGTTAAGACTTTTCAATCTTATTGGTTAGATCGTTCAAACTCTGCTTTGAATAAAACTAATAATGATGAAACGGACGAGGTATCGTATTTATGCATTTAAATGAAACTGAAGCAAAAACAGCAATTGAAACTCTAATAAAAGAACATGCTGGAACTGACTTTGAAGTAGTAATTTTAAGAAGAAAGCCTAAAGACCTAATTTCTAAATACGTGTTTTTTGGTTTAAAAGTTGCTTCTAAAAATAGTGAAGTTTTTTTTAATGATTTAATGATAGCTACTGCTAGTACCGATTCATTGGAAGTTATTGAAAGTGAAATTGTAGAAGAGAACAAAAAGATAAAAGACATCTTTTTGATTAGAGCTGAAGTAGAAGTTGTAAAAATTGAAGAACAAGACAAAAAGGTATTGTAATGGAAAAGTTACCTTTTTATGCCCCAAAACAATGGTGGGAAAATAGAGACAAAGCAATTAAAGAAGATTGTAATGGCTGTGGAAGTGAACTTGATCTAAGTGGAAAGCTAGTGCCTAATACTCTATATGGTTTAGATATTAGCAAAGAGTGTTGTTGCCCGCATGATTGGGGTTATAAGTATGGAAAAACATGGTTGGACAAAATGTTTACTGATGTGATGTTTTTATACAACATGACAGCAAAGATTATTAATACTGGTGGATGGCTAGTTATTCCAAGGCTTTTAAGAGCTACGAAGTATTTTATTGCTGTTGTAAAGTATGGTGATAAATCTTTTGCTGATGGTAAAGAGTTTATTTCAAGGGAAAAAGAAATTACTTTTAAAGGAGAATTTCGATGAAAAGATTATTAATCTTATTTGCTGGTTTATTGGCTATTGGTTTGTTTGCTGGATGTGAGAGTATTAAAAACCTTACTCCTGAACAAAAACAAAAGATTGTTGAAACTGGATACAAAGTGGGTAAAAAAGGTGTGCAAACTTTTGTCTCTGAAGAAAAAAGAGAGAAGTATCATACTAAAGAATTTGATAATGCAGTGACAACTGGCTATGACATCTATAAAGATGTAAAGAATAAAGAAAAAAAGTAAATTGTTCTATAAGTGTACGAAACAAGATGTTTTCATGCACTTATAGGTTTTAGGAGTTTTTATGGGTGAAATAAGTAGTTTATGGGGTATTGCTTGGGGTGTTGGAACTATCATCGCAATAATTGCAATTACAGTTTATATGACTCGAAGAAACACCTCTGTTATTGACTCTTTAAAACAGAATGAAATTGCAGAATTGTATAACATAGTTAATAGAAAAATGGATGAAGATAAAGCTCGTAATACTTTTGTAACTAAAGAAGTAAATACAGAGCAAATGAAACATATTGATACTTCTATTAGTGAGATAAAAGAGTATCAAAAAGAGATATTAGGATATTTAAGAAAATGATTTCCTTGTCAGAACTAAAAAGGCGATTAGAAAATATTGTTCAAATTGGTAGTGTACATGAAGCTAAGATTATAGAGGGACATCATTTAGCCAGAGTTGTTTTAGATGACGATGGAATTAATAAAAGAGTAAGTCCATTCTTACCTATTAAGAGTTTAGCTAATTCTTTTGGAAAAGCTTTCTTTCCAGTTCGTTCAGGAGAACAGGTCATAGTAATAAGTCCATTTGGCAATATTAATGGTGGATTTATTATTAGATCTATTTTTCATAATAAGTGTAAGGTTCCAACTGGAGCTAATGAGCACACAACAGTGATTGAGTTTGAAGATGGAACTAAAATGTTTTATGATTCAAAGGCTTCAAAATTAGAAGTAGATGCAGTAAAAACTATTAATATTTATTGTGTTGATGTAAATGTAGAAGCTTCAAAACAAGCTTATGTAAAAGCACCTAATACGATTATTGAAAGTAAAACTTTAGTTAAAGGTACTTTAACTGTTGAGGGATTAACTTCTTTGCTTGGAGGAATGAAAGTAATTCCATCTGAAGGAGTAACAATTGGTGCAGAGTTTGATTGTGATATTAAAACTACAAAAAATATTAGTGCAGATGGAGAGATAAGTGATAAAAAGGGTTCACTTACAAACCATACAAATAATGGATACTTAAGGGATTAAATGAAAACAGTAAAAGTTATTTCAAGTATTACAACATCTGTTTTTTGTGTATCTATGCAAAAGAGTTTTACTCGAATGACTACAACTCCATTAAAGAGTAGAACTTTAAGGCCTAATTTTGGAAGTAGAATGCATGAACTTATTGATAAGGTTATGGATGAGAGGTGGAAATTGTTATTTAAAAAATACTTATTTGAGTGTTTTTTTGATGAAAATAATGAGCCATGGGATAAAAGGTTTAAAGTAAGAAGTGTTGATATAGTGAGTATTGACATATTAACTGGAAGTGTTAGAGCACGTATTAATTTTGAAGGTTTTGAAATTGAAACTCAAATGGGAGGATTTTGATGAGCAGTTTAAAAGAGAAGATTAATAAATTACCTAATCTTAAAATTTTTGTGGAACAAAGTGCAGAATTAATCTTAAGTGAACTTAAAGAGGAGTTCTCAATCAGACATCCTGAAGTGAACTTGATTGAATCTGATTCTATTTTAATGCAGCTTGAAAATATTGCATATAGAAAGGCTTTTCATAATGTGGCTTTAAATAATAAGATTAAGCTTATGCTCCCTCACTATTGTCAAGATGAGGATTTAGACAATTTTATTTTTGGTTTTTATGGAGGTGAGCTAAGACACCTTGGTGAAGAACCAATATGTAATTACGAGTTTAAATTAGATGAAGCATTGAGCAATAATATAACAGTTCCTAAAGGATTTATTCTAGGAGACAAAGGAACCGTACAATCATATTTAATGGAAAATGTTGTAATTGTAGCTGGTGAGATAAGTGCTCAAGGAAAAGTAAAACTTGATATGAAAACTAAGGATAGTGATATTAAAACAGAAACACCTATTTCTACTTTCCCTCATGTGATTACTGTTAAGGCTCTTGGTAAGTTTACAGGTGGAAGTAATCCTGAAACTGATGAAGAGTTTTTTGAAAGGGCTATTTTAAGTTTAAATAAATACTCAACTGCTGGAGGGAAAAAAGCGTATGAGTATTTTTGTAAGTTAGCTGATGAGAGAGTATTTGATGTGAAAGTTATTTCTCCTTCTCCATTACTTATAGATTTATATATTTTAAGCTCTGATGAGAATGTAATTGATGATGTAATTACAAATGTTGAAGCTGTACAAGGTAATGATAGAGTGCAAGCTTTTTGTGATGTAGTAACAGTAAAAAAAGCTATTAAAAAAGAGGTAATATTAACTCCCACAGTACACTTACTTGATCTATTACAAACTAATCAAGTAAATGAAGATATTCAAGAGAATTTTAATAGCAAATTTAAAATAGGTCAAACATTACCTTACTCAAAAGCTATTAAAGCTTTAGAAGTAGCAAATGTATATGAAGTAGAGCTTGAGAATATTGACTTAAGTGTACACTCAAATGAATACCTGAGCATTACAGTTAATCCAACTTTTGTGGAGGCATCTTATGAATGATTTTAAATCAATCTTACCTTCGAATGAAAATTTGATTGAAAGAACCATTGAAGAGTTAGGTGCAAGAATATTTAACTTTGAAGAACTTGATTATATTACACTTGATCCAATGAAGTGTGATGCATCACTACTCCCTCATTTAGCTTTTGATTTAGATGTAAGTATTTTAGGACTAGATGAAGATGAGGCTAGGGTATATTTAGTGAATGCTAGAGAAATTAAAAGACTTACGGGGAGTGTATGGGCTGTTAATAAAGCTGCATTTTCTGTTTTTGGAGAAAATATTAAGGTTCAACCATGGAACAAAGTTGGAACAGTTCCTGGTACTTTTAAAATTGAAGTAGATGTTACACCTCAAAAGAGTGTAACAGATGAAAACCTAAATAAAACAATTAGATTAATTGATACAGCTAAACCTGAGAGTAGACACTTATCAGGAATAACTATAAATATGAAAAATAATGGTGCATATAAAACAAATGCAGTTACTACATCAAGTGAGGTTGGTTATGTATTTCCAAAAACAATTGAAGATATAGAAACAAGTATAAATCATAAAAGTGCAATTAGTGTTTATATGATAGAAAAAATAGTAATAAAACCCTAGGAGTTTAGAAATATGGAATATTTTACATTATTAACAAAAAAAGGAAAAGAAAAGATAGCTGCTGCAACTGTAGCAAATTCAACAATAGCATTAACTCATATAGCACTTGGAGATGGGAATGGAACAGTTCCTATGCCAGATGCATCTAAAACAGCTTTAGCAAATGAAAAGTTTAGAGCACCTCTTAATGATTTAAGAGTAGATGAAAAAAATTCAAGTTGGTTTATTGCAGAAGGATATATCCCTTCAAATCAAGGTAATTTTTGGGTTAGAGAAGTTGGAGTATTTGATACGGATGGAGATTTAATAGCTATTGGAAATTACCCAGAAACTTTTAAGCCAATAATAACAGCTGGAGTTGCAAAAGATTTATATATAAAAGTAATCTTTGAAGTCTCTAGCTCTGATACAGTTACTTTACAAGTAGATCCATCTATTGTAATGGCTAGTCAAGAGTATGTAAATTCTAGGCTTATTAAAAAAGCAGATATTAGTTATGTTGATGCAAAACCTACTGGCTTCAAGAATTTTATTATAAATGGAGGGTTTGATATTTGGGATAAAGGTCTTTCTTTTCAAACTTCAAATAAATATACAGCAAATAGAGCACATACTCTTGTAGGTATTGTAGAAGCTGTTCCTTCTGAAATAAATAGAACGTATGATTATCAAGTAACTTTAAATGATGGAGTATCAGGAAATGGAATTTATGCACAAGCAATTTTAAAAGAAGATATACAGCACTTACAGAATAAACAGATTACTTTTTCTATGAAGAGAAAAGGTTTAATAGGTTCTTTTGATGTGTATTTTATTTGGAGAGATAGTTTATTAGCTGAAATAAATCAAGTTGCTAAATCTATTACTTTTATAAAAACAAATACTGATTGGGAAAAATTTGAAGGAACCTTGACATTACCTGAAGCAAATCCAACAAATAAATATTTAGTTGTAATTATAACTGCAGGTGCAGATTTTAATTCGACTTTTAGATTAAATGAACTTCAACTTGAAGAGGGTGAAAAAGCTACTAATTTTGAAAACCGTCCTTTATGGCTAGAAAAAGAGTTGTGTTCATATTTTTATGAGAAAAGAACTCTAAATATAATTGGACAAACAGATAGTGGAACTGGAGTAAGAGGTTTAATTGAATATAAAAATAAAAGAATTGAACCACAAATTTTTGCTTCAAATCTTGGTTCTTTTAATGACAATATTATTTCAGTAGATATTTCAAGTGTTGCTTTTTCAGAGATTAAAAAAAATCAATGTAGATTTGATGCAACAGTTGTTTCTAATTCTTTATTAAATTTTTATCCTTGTTATGGGCAGTTAGATATTTCAATAGATGCAGAGGTATATTAAATGAAAACAATACAAAAAGTTAAATATATAGATGATAAAAATGATGGTGTGATTATAACTTTTGATGATGGTTCTAAAGTACAAATTCCAACGCAAAAGTATAGATATGAATATACGGATTTATTAAAGAATTGGTTAGATGAGAATAGCAATAAAATTGAACCTTGGAAAACTTTAAAAGAATTAGAAGATGAAGCTTATCAAAACGAAAAGCAACAGGCAAAAAGAGACAAAGAAAAAGAGCTCAATTCTCTTGTGATTGACTATAACACGGTTTTATATGATGCAAATGGAGAAGCTTTAGGAAATATGTCAACAGTTATATCAATTGCAAATGCTACTTTCAATAAGGCTATTTCAATAGGTATTGATGGGACTGTTATGAGTTTAGAAAATGCATATAACTATGTGTATAAAGAGCAAACTGTAAATTGGAAAGGTGCTGACAATAAAGCACATACAGTTCAGATTGAAAGTTTAGTTGAAGCTAGTCAAAAAGCAATGATTAAAAAAGCAGAAATTTTATTTAAATATTAAATCTTAAAAAGGAGAAAAGAATGGCAAATAATAGAGGAATCGTAACAGAGCGTTCAAGTGATAGTGCAAGGCCTATAAAAGTTAATTCTACACTTCCAATTGCATTAGTAGTAACATCAAATATTGCAGCTGGTATTTATGGTTTTGATAGTCCCGAAGATGCAATTAATGATGATGTAATCAAAACTCATACTACTGGAAATATGATGAAATATCTACAATTAGGAGTTGATGAATTTCCTGTAATAGTGCCAACTATTATAGTTGTATGTAATGAAGGTGTAGATGATACAGAAACAAAGTCCAATATTATTACTGGAGTTAATTCTATTAAGAAAGCAGCTTCAACAGTAAATCTTGCAAGTTCTAAAGGAAGTATTATTGGATATAACCCTGACATTATAGCTGTTGCAGATTATGCGATTGGTGATATGGATGTTGCTAATGCAATGATTAGTGTATGTACTGCAATTAAAGCTCGTACATTTATTGATTTAGATGCAGATTCGAATGGTGATGCTATTTCACAAAGAGATTTATTTGGAAGCGATAGAGTTACGCTTTCTAAGACTTCACTTGGTAAGTGGAATACTAAAACTAATAGTACAGATTACTATGATAGTGGTATTGTGTTAGCTTGGCTTAGAGCTTATGTAGATGGTATTGATGAAATTGGTTGGTCAAAATCTATTTCTAATCAGGTTTTACCTTTCAGTTCAATCAAAGAACCTTCAGATTTTGTAGCTGGTGTATTAGATGAAACTGATCCATTAACAGAAGCTCAAATTATGAGTTATATTACTTATATGGGTATTAGAACATGGAACTACCAAACAACAGATGCAGACCCAATTTGGCAAGATGCAAGAAGGGTAAGAATAGTTGACTTAGCATCGGCTGCTGTTTTAAAAGGTATTTTCTTTGCAGTTGATGAGCCTATTGTTAAATTAAGAGAAGCAAAAAAATCTCTTAGAGAGTTTATGAATACTCTTGTTGGTAAAAATATAATGTTGGCTCATGAAGTTAAACTTGATATGAAAAGAACTACACCTTCAGAGATTACTGCTGGTAGATTCTATTTTATTATTGATTTCCAAGAGATGCCAGTAGCAGTTAGAATTTGTGTAACGTTTAATCAAACAGATAGATTTGCACCACTTGTATATGAAATGCTAAATGTAGCATAATAAATTATAAAGGATAAAGTGATGAAACATAGAAGTACTAT
This genomic window contains:
- a CDS encoding terminase large subunit domain-containing protein, which produces MAYSKEDKEKALNLIKAGVPIIEVSRDLNINRGTLNNWIKKSKDKQTNDSSIENIKKQIETISKRAPTEANSRKLAMLTKSLERLEKQSKKIDRKKKANQEIIYSEDVKVFRDKMLHPDYGLYEYQRKFIEDNSRFRVWLKSRQIGATYGCSGECLVDAMSGMDQLILSASETQALKWYEEIHKHAEKLGILLDGSKSEIKVPSGATIYIFANNFRTIQGFSGSVWMDEFAWYLNPKRIWEAFIPSITSVKAGETKARITILSTPFEQDSLFHKLCVDTEKYYMFSRHHTTIYDAVKDGLDVDVAVLKDLFDADSWAMMYECVFADDDSSLFPIKLIKSCVKDYMYYTPPYQNVLWSGYDVGRVKHLSVLSALDKLEGKYVLAIQDMFKNASFEAQKTVLREHLNLYLKANMRIDKTGIGMDLAEGMERKYPSRVEGISFTASSKEFMALNLKKMFEDKMIVIPNDPYLIADIHSIKKKAGAQKMIYYSNENKNGHADRFWSLALAAKKLDFLDRGESGESKGGAIIL
- a CDS encoding phage portal protein — protein: MSDLILKGAKESRQTVGKDSQNSNGTIDPHINFDLLLKFYYFNVYHQRSIRLKAALLSQYTNSDLEKFIPDNEIANYFLYALTMDMEIYGNAFLEQAGTKSDFYLYHVLGFQGRVNKNKEIYQIPENNEEPVKLDGFHFKYHSPSSKYYGEPDYLTTLEQINTTKQADQYNSSFFKNGARPGFGIVFENSSPNQEQVNSFKQFFGSNFKGYSNAHKSLVLHTGKTSDGANPAKVRLEKLSGVEDMSFEKLKNVTRDEIIAAHGVPPRLVGVMSAGGLGGGRELIDQLHAFNEVTIKPKTKVIKDSFAHIGITHEPELIDVTNFKDDSDLVSNLVDRQILTTLEAKEILGFNK
- a CDS encoding XkdF-like putative serine protease domain-containing protein: MPKLSNIAITHISLVKAGANKKSIIYKSSDGEPPYARNIEIKKSDDEQGIIYGIVYAPNEVDTDGDYTDVDEILKASYAFMKSRFTNNVDKDHSFEVEKAFVAESWIVKENDSIFPDEPVGSWAVGIKLEDEELKKGVKDGDIAGISMAGTATKTEEENPTVKKADEKSFSLNDVLTMFKKMFSSTSFEVRGHHYNDNVDKSQKQQGENNEMQKEDFEDALNKAMEPMTKTIKDLKSKVESLEKSDKETKEALKKSRQNGDVEIKKEEKEDPSKGIL
- a CDS encoding Ig-like domain-containing protein, producing MEENALSEILKTGGLTPQEATLNGELTPKQGRVFVSTIVASDALLGKVTTDITGKLTKERSGLDVAKGMLTRHVSGETPPDENMKKLGKIGCTLDMTKGVELNAKINDDTLEDAKDNPNFDKEQFNAFGQIFSNDLLYLGVVGKADNPAVDAPFDELAKGWITVAKESDTTNKPTSSNESILYRLKHLVKNAHDDVKGSAAILMSASDYMDYQFEIAEKFKSLATLLKAKEKEFMGFEIETRPDVPNGTYLLTPLKNMVFGISSKVKRKRWYDNEKDCLRYKFVVYPDYEFDIHKYVTYMTIVSLTVTSYEVSVAVGASSQRTVSSAAGNGLAGVTAISRDETVATATYDSSNGKITVTGVAEGSTTVVVDDGTSYKEIKVTVTAA
- a CDS encoding phage baseplate assembly protein V, with the translated sequence MISLSELKRRLENIVQIGSVHEAKIIEGHHLARVVLDDDGINKRVSPFLPIKSLANSFGKAFFPVRSGEQVIVISPFGNINGGFIIRSIFHNKCKVPTGANEHTTVIEFEDGTKMFYDSKASKLEVDAVKTINIYCVDVNVEASKQAYVKAPNTIIESKTLVKGTLTVEGLTSLLGGMKVIPSEGVTIGAEFDCDIKTTKNISADGEISDKKGSLTNHTNNGYLRD
- a CDS encoding baseplate assembly protein, with amino-acid sequence MKTVKVISSITTSVFCVSMQKSFTRMTTTPLKSRTLRPNFGSRMHELIDKVMDERWKLLFKKYLFECFFDENNEPWDKRFKVRSVDIVSIDILTGSVRARINFEGFEIETQMGGF
- a CDS encoding baseplate J/gp47 family protein translates to MSSLKEKINKLPNLKIFVEQSAELILSELKEEFSIRHPEVNLIESDSILMQLENIAYRKAFHNVALNNKIKLMLPHYCQDEDLDNFIFGFYGGELRHLGEEPICNYEFKLDEALSNNITVPKGFILGDKGTVQSYLMENVVIVAGEISAQGKVKLDMKTKDSDIKTETPISTFPHVITVKALGKFTGGSNPETDEEFFERAILSLNKYSTAGGKKAYEYFCKLADERVFDVKVISPSPLLIDLYILSSDENVIDDVITNVEAVQGNDRVQAFCDVVTVKKAIKKEVILTPTVHLLDLLQTNQVNEDIQENFNSKFKIGQTLPYSKAIKALEVANVYEVELENIDLSVHSNEYLSITVNPTFVEASYE
- a CDS encoding phage tail protein I; the encoded protein is MNDFKSILPSNENLIERTIEELGARIFNFEELDYITLDPMKCDASLLPHLAFDLDVSILGLDEDEARVYLVNAREIKRLTGSVWAVNKAAFSVFGENIKVQPWNKVGTVPGTFKIEVDVTPQKSVTDENLNKTIRLIDTAKPESRHLSGITINMKNNGAYKTNAVTTSSEVGYVFPKTIEDIETSINHKSAISVYMIEKIVIKP
- a CDS encoding phage tail protein, producing the protein MEYFTLLTKKGKEKIAAATVANSTIALTHIALGDGNGTVPMPDASKTALANEKFRAPLNDLRVDEKNSSWFIAEGYIPSNQGNFWVREVGVFDTDGDLIAIGNYPETFKPIITAGVAKDLYIKVIFEVSSSDTVTLQVDPSIVMASQEYVNSRLIKKADISYVDAKPTGFKNFIINGGFDIWDKGLSFQTSNKYTANRAHTLVGIVEAVPSEINRTYDYQVTLNDGVSGNGIYAQAILKEDIQHLQNKQITFSMKRKGLIGSFDVYFIWRDSLLAEINQVAKSITFIKTNTDWEKFEGTLTLPEANPTNKYLVVIITAGADFNSTFRLNELQLEEGEKATNFENRPLWLEKELCSYFYEKRTLNIIGQTDSGTGVRGLIEYKNKRIEPQIFASNLGSFNDNIISVDISSVAFSEIKKNQCRFDATVVSNSLLNFYPCYGQLDISIDAEVY